One genomic segment of Paenibacillus xylanexedens includes these proteins:
- a CDS encoding ester cyclase, which translates to MTITENKQLMYRFTNFINTASKELAEELISPDAVFYVPMQKEPMNGPSGYLSIIHMMRSGFSDIQWTVKELVAEEDLIAAHFVMKGTQDGEFLGFPPTSKKIEVNAMNFYRISNGQIIEEYGQPDMLGLLQQIGAIPKA; encoded by the coding sequence ATGACGATTACAGAAAACAAACAATTGATGTATCGTTTCACGAACTTCATTAATACGGCAAGCAAGGAACTTGCTGAAGAATTGATTTCTCCAGATGCTGTTTTTTATGTACCTATGCAAAAAGAACCAATGAATGGTCCAAGTGGTTATCTCTCCATAATTCATATGATGAGATCTGGTTTTTCCGATATACAATGGACTGTTAAGGAGCTGGTAGCAGAAGAGGATCTAATAGCAGCTCATTTTGTCATGAAGGGCACACAAGACGGAGAGTTTCTCGGGTTTCCACCAACGAGCAAAAAAATCGAAGTAAATGCAATGAATTTTTATCGGATCTCCAATGGCCAAATTATTGAAGAGTATGGTCAACCCGATATGCTCGGCTTGCTTCAACAAATAGGGGCAATTCCAAAAGCATAA
- a CDS encoding GNAT family N-acetyltransferase — MNKLEIKVSNYNPKYAEHTVKMWRDSKERAIGQAETHSFENHLYFLNHILSKQYQIDLALIDEKVVGMIAYSETEISQLYIHIDYQGNGIGRTLLNKAKAQANGNLTLYTFEVNKNAQRFYENNGFEITGRGQENEENLPDIRYELKL; from the coding sequence ATGAACAAACTTGAAATTAAAGTATCTAACTATAATCCCAAGTATGCTGAACATACAGTGAAAATGTGGAGAGATAGTAAGGAACGGGCAATTGGTCAGGCTGAAACCCATAGCTTCGAAAACCATCTATATTTTTTAAATCATATACTATCTAAACAGTATCAAATTGATTTAGCGTTAATTGATGAAAAAGTAGTTGGAATGATTGCCTATAGTGAAACTGAGATAAGCCAACTTTATATTCATATTGATTATCAAGGGAATGGAATAGGGCGAACCTTGCTTAATAAAGCAAAAGCACAAGCAAATGGAAACTTAACTCTATATACATTCGAAGTTAATAAAAATGCCCAAAGATTTTATGAGAATAATGGATTTGAAATTACTGGTAGAGGACAAGAAAATGAAGAGAATTTACCTGATATACGATATGAATTGAAGTTGTAA
- a CDS encoding SDR family oxidoreductase: protein MTKLYGKTAIVTGTSRPGGIGTAVCRTLAQEGANVFYTHLYDYDKTENPGDADKNWPDLFAEELRSYGIKAAHMEVDLTDPTSPARLLDACRSALGLPTILVNNATYSVAADFRQLSASLIDAHCAMNIRGTFMLSAEFARMLEVELAGSQVLCGGRIINLTSGQGKGPMPGNLAYAATKGAVSTFTECLSAELAPLHITVNAVDPGPTDTGWMSEEVKKALLPGFPMGRIGLPEDVSRLIAFLASDDSQWITGQIIHSRGGF from the coding sequence ATGACCAAACTATACGGAAAAACCGCTATTGTGACAGGCACAAGCCGCCCCGGAGGTATTGGAACCGCTGTCTGCCGCACGTTGGCACAAGAAGGCGCTAATGTGTTCTATACCCATCTGTACGATTACGATAAAACAGAGAATCCGGGAGATGCCGACAAGAACTGGCCGGATCTCTTCGCCGAAGAACTTCGCTCCTATGGCATTAAGGCAGCGCATATGGAGGTCGATCTTACCGATCCCACTTCCCCAGCGCGGCTGCTTGATGCATGCCGATCGGCTCTCGGGCTGCCGACCATTCTCGTCAACAACGCTACCTACAGCGTAGCAGCTGATTTCCGTCAATTGAGTGCATCACTGATCGATGCGCACTGCGCCATGAACATTCGAGGTACGTTCATGCTATCGGCCGAATTTGCACGTATGCTGGAGGTTGAACTGGCGGGCAGTCAGGTCCTTTGCGGCGGCCGGATCATTAACCTCACGTCTGGTCAAGGTAAGGGGCCGATGCCTGGCAATCTCGCTTATGCCGCAACAAAAGGCGCTGTCTCCACCTTTACCGAATGTCTATCTGCTGAACTGGCTCCTCTTCACATTACTGTGAATGCGGTTGATCCCGGTCCTACCGATACGGGTTGGATGTCAGAAGAAGTGAAAAAAGCATTGCTACCGGGATTTCCGATGGGCAGGATCGGTCTTCCTGAAGATGTATCCCGTCTGATTGCTTTTCTGGCGAGCGATGATTCCCAATGGATTACCGGACAAATCATTCATTCTAGAGGTGGTTTCTAA
- a CDS encoding GlsB/YeaQ/YmgE family stress response membrane protein: MYLIWILIVGGLIGWLSGNLIGRDVPGGVLGNIIAGFVGSWLGYELLGPRGPVVGGFHIIPAIVGSIIALLIFYALARGGAFRRR, encoded by the coding sequence GTGTATTTAATCTGGATACTTATTGTCGGTGGGCTAATTGGCTGGTTAAGTGGAAATCTGATTGGACGGGACGTGCCAGGAGGCGTACTCGGAAATATCATTGCTGGCTTTGTTGGATCATGGTTAGGGTATGAACTGTTGGGACCGAGGGGGCCGGTTGTGGGTGGATTTCATATCATACCCGCGATCGTCGGGTCGATCATTGCTCTCTTGATTTTCTATGCTCTGGCGCGCGGTGGAGCGTTCCGAAGACGTTAA
- a CDS encoding extracellular solute-binding protein → MFRSPFITALLMMCLMSGLTACSESEQSEDRGAPTKADFTEQIQSLNLNLEEPSWKLDTTPVNLTWFVGAEWYGHTWGESLTSKYVTQKTGVNIEFEVSTGEPSEMLSRMLTTGSLPDLITIGSWESAVNKLRESNLVYALDELANQYDPYFYKVAGDGALQWYRQEDGHTYVIPNDAYSPEQMRSTGLTGANQTFLVRKDLYESMGKPDLTTPKGFLNALQLLKNQYSVYKGQLISPFWAQGNASYGMTEYLQNLLAIPHEQNGKVYDRMTDPDYIEWLKTFRIAYEQGLINVDFLVDSSAQVQEKTNHAQYFMMIREWTDISDLNSKLEGLTNQSSYYTAVDGPRSSREESAKLFPGSMDGWMVTMISRSTENPERAIRFLTYLACEEGQRDLFLGKEGETWAMKNGKPQLTAAMVQLHDTDRERLEKEYGIMDTYWMLRNPAFVNQWRPENAPSIKQMEEFANQQADLDSGIYKGLDPIGDSDIALAWSRISQNWEEVLPELITAKDEAAFDKIFENFLIRRVNYGFNQVMEYRQAELELRKSKIAR, encoded by the coding sequence ATGTTTCGAAGTCCTTTTATTACAGCCTTGTTGATGATGTGTCTGATGTCAGGCTTGACTGCTTGTTCTGAGTCAGAGCAATCGGAAGATAGGGGTGCTCCGACAAAGGCTGACTTCACGGAGCAGATACAGAGCCTTAATCTGAATCTGGAAGAACCGTCATGGAAGCTGGATACCACCCCCGTGAATCTAACGTGGTTCGTTGGAGCCGAATGGTACGGGCACACTTGGGGTGAGAGCCTGACTTCCAAATATGTCACCCAAAAAACAGGGGTCAATATCGAATTTGAAGTATCAACTGGTGAACCAAGCGAGATGTTATCACGGATGTTGACAACCGGTAGTCTGCCGGATTTGATAACCATCGGCTCCTGGGAGAGTGCGGTTAACAAACTTCGGGAGAGTAATCTCGTCTATGCCCTGGATGAGCTAGCCAACCAGTATGATCCTTACTTTTACAAGGTAGCAGGTGATGGTGCTCTACAATGGTATCGGCAGGAAGACGGCCATACCTATGTCATCCCCAATGATGCGTACAGTCCCGAACAGATGCGTTCAACCGGCTTGACAGGAGCGAACCAAACCTTTCTCGTACGTAAAGATCTGTATGAGTCGATGGGCAAACCGGACCTTACCACACCGAAAGGTTTTCTAAATGCATTGCAATTGCTGAAGAATCAATATTCTGTTTATAAAGGCCAACTGATCAGTCCGTTTTGGGCACAGGGAAATGCATCCTATGGGATGACCGAATATTTGCAAAATCTGCTTGCGATCCCCCATGAACAGAACGGTAAAGTATACGACCGAATGACAGATCCAGATTATATTGAGTGGCTGAAAACATTTCGTATCGCTTACGAGCAGGGCCTGATTAATGTTGATTTTCTGGTCGACTCCAGTGCACAGGTGCAAGAAAAAACCAACCATGCCCAATATTTTATGATGATTCGGGAATGGACAGACATATCGGACCTTAATTCGAAATTGGAAGGCCTTACGAATCAGAGTTCATACTATACTGCTGTAGATGGACCCCGGAGCAGCAGGGAAGAATCCGCCAAACTGTTTCCCGGCAGCATGGATGGCTGGATGGTTACGATGATTAGCAGATCCACGGAAAACCCTGAACGGGCCATCCGATTTTTGACCTATCTGGCCTGCGAAGAAGGCCAAAGGGATTTATTTTTGGGCAAAGAAGGTGAAACCTGGGCGATGAAGAACGGCAAACCGCAGTTGACGGCGGCAATGGTTCAGTTGCATGACACGGATAGGGAGCGGCTGGAAAAGGAATATGGCATTATGGATACCTACTGGATGCTGCGAAACCCCGCTTTCGTTAACCAGTGGAGACCAGAGAATGCCCCATCCATTAAGCAAATGGAGGAGTTCGCCAACCAACAGGCCGATCTGGACAGCGGCATCTATAAGGGACTAGATCCTATAGGGGATTCCGATATAGCGTTAGCCTGGTCACGTATTTCTCAGAATTGGGAAGAAGTGCTGCCAGAACTGATTACAGCGAAGGATGAAGCTGCCTTTGACAAAATTTTTGAAAATTTTCTGATACGTCGTGTGAACTACGGCTTCAACCAGGTGATGGAATATCGCCAGGCTGAACTGGAACTGCGAAAATCCAAGATAGCCAGATAA
- a CDS encoding sensor histidine kinase has protein sequence MKYLLTRLRKLYRNARISQKLFLAFSLMIAIPVILISFVYIRMQETQLYKDAMATGNSHVSWLNEQLRRRMDMIENASNTALTQKSFVDFIHSNMLVDGLRLVKFKQNQFEQMLNIIQSNAMISELNFYVDNPNLYEIWPEIYHYKKFWPQDYWVKLRDEGGAAYRLFSFKDGEHTLSYYRLVRLQGQEQKRPSIMEVRVPHSMFFSDLLQESKGDFFSVLMNASDPPQYVYNPQHEFSEKYGQGMEEILGSIHRQLDILPQESPLQVKVGDQSFYALYRYIAPLNTYVVEIASHQALMKGPRSWYAFVVTITLCVLLLIMLLVSQTTRRIFRRLDSVLVSMRQVRKGELDAMIDTGLDENERGDEIDEVAVNYNKMLHEVKRLMTQVVDKQLIAKNAQLHSLHSQINSHFLYNALESIRMVAEVQRQPAIANSLVSLGSQLRYSMQWRSDTVAFREELANIQSYIEFINFMEGSSIVMTADLPQEILRYAIPKMCMQPIVENAVHHGAPSGGRVSIEITFSVENDSLLFINIRDDGEGLEPEMLHRIQAVLRSESDTPMVTSRSGLGLENVNKRLQLHYGKNCGLWIDSVQGAYTCVTIRLPWENVNLGGW, from the coding sequence ATGAAATACCTACTGACGAGATTGAGGAAGCTTTATCGCAATGCCCGTATATCCCAAAAGCTGTTTCTGGCATTTAGCCTGATGATTGCCATACCTGTTATTTTGATATCCTTTGTGTATATCCGCATGCAAGAAACCCAGCTATATAAGGATGCTATGGCAACGGGCAACAGCCACGTTTCATGGCTGAATGAACAATTGCGCAGAAGAATGGATATGATTGAGAACGCTTCCAATACAGCCCTTACTCAAAAGTCATTTGTAGATTTTATTCATTCCAATATGCTTGTGGATGGACTACGTCTGGTGAAGTTTAAGCAAAACCAGTTTGAGCAAATGCTTAATATCATTCAAAGCAATGCGATGATCAGTGAGCTTAACTTTTACGTTGATAACCCAAACTTGTATGAAATCTGGCCTGAAATCTATCATTATAAGAAATTTTGGCCGCAGGATTATTGGGTAAAGCTTCGGGACGAAGGTGGTGCGGCTTACCGTTTATTTTCTTTTAAAGATGGTGAACACACATTATCCTACTATCGTCTGGTTCGCCTTCAAGGGCAGGAACAAAAACGCCCTAGTATTATGGAGGTGCGAGTCCCGCACAGCATGTTTTTCAGCGACCTGCTCCAGGAGAGCAAGGGGGACTTCTTTTCGGTGTTGATGAACGCAAGCGATCCTCCCCAGTATGTTTACAATCCCCAGCATGAGTTTTCTGAGAAGTACGGGCAGGGGATGGAGGAGATCCTTGGCAGTATTCATCGCCAGCTGGATATATTGCCGCAGGAAAGCCCGCTTCAGGTTAAGGTGGGAGATCAGAGCTTCTATGCATTGTACCGATACATCGCTCCGTTGAACACTTATGTGGTCGAGATCGCTTCCCATCAGGCATTGATGAAGGGGCCGCGCAGTTGGTATGCATTTGTGGTAACGATTACATTATGTGTATTGCTGCTGATTATGCTACTCGTATCCCAAACGACGCGGCGTATTTTCCGGCGGTTGGACAGCGTACTGGTATCCATGCGTCAGGTACGGAAAGGCGAGCTGGATGCAATGATTGATACAGGCCTTGATGAGAACGAAAGAGGGGATGAAATCGATGAGGTGGCGGTGAATTACAATAAAATGTTACATGAGGTCAAACGTCTAATGACACAGGTCGTGGATAAGCAGTTAATTGCCAAAAACGCACAGTTGCACTCCCTGCATTCGCAGATTAATTCTCATTTTTTATATAACGCCCTGGAATCGATCCGTATGGTGGCAGAGGTACAGAGGCAGCCTGCTATAGCCAATTCATTGGTGTCGTTGGGCTCCCAGCTACGTTACAGCATGCAGTGGCGTAGCGATACCGTTGCTTTTCGTGAGGAGCTTGCCAATATCCAAAGTTATATTGAATTTATTAACTTTATGGAAGGAAGCAGTATCGTTATGACGGCCGATCTTCCTCAGGAGATACTTCGCTACGCCATTCCCAAGATGTGTATGCAGCCCATCGTTGAAAATGCCGTTCATCACGGGGCACCTTCAGGCGGCAGGGTATCTATAGAGATTACTTTCTCTGTGGAGAATGACAGTCTGCTTTTCATTAACATAAGAGATGACGGAGAGGGGTTAGAGCCTGAGATGTTACACCGTATTCAGGCAGTACTGCGGAGCGAATCGGATACGCCGATGGTGACTAGCAGGAGCGGACTTGGTTTGGAAAACGTGAATAAGCGGTTGCAGCTTCATTATGGCAAGAATTGCGGTCTTTGGATTGATAGTGTGCAAGGTGCATATACCTGCGTAACGATACGCTTGCCTTGGGAAAATGTAAATCTTGGAGGGTGGTAG
- a CDS encoding response regulator: MINILIVDDQKHIRDGLQAMLHQFPLELNNIYCAASGIEALCLLRQHCIHIVITDIRMPDMDGLALMAQTKEEYMDVEYLIISGYSDFTYAQKAIGLGAKGYLLKPLKREDLQHSLEHVWQEIQTRQALTHNMQRVSRLAQETDRKELRMFMQGALSDDAWILQIEEQNVALWRNYRLTLLREEVCINQPGASSAHSMEAIAYRVFGRQGCICLQHRPYLILAVDASIDPSVLPAALKEGKIDAITAMTNPIQGLKELPDSYTQVLELYRHSYLFPDQYSIFPAHIEHMEQQWQLPYEDLYELFQSVGTDNSGTFTQGISAIFHKKVLQRYPIRYTQQLCAATVQMMEEYKRVIHPYMGEEALDLESLRNLFDYQGMREYIQALQQQLLRLNQLYYDYKCSYRHSQDLNEAIRFIHESYHKPLDLAMVSNHVSLNYAYFSNLFKKNIGKGFAEYLRDVRLDKARRLLAETDHKIVEVAAMVGYESYKSFTRAFRLVMEIQPTEYRQMMRQKVEREVQYHSTNI, encoded by the coding sequence ATGATTAATATCCTGATTGTGGACGATCAAAAACACATTCGTGACGGCCTGCAGGCCATGCTGCATCAATTTCCTCTGGAGCTGAACAACATATACTGTGCCGCGAGCGGGATTGAGGCGCTGTGCCTATTGCGGCAGCATTGCATTCACATCGTTATTACCGATATTAGGATGCCGGATATGGATGGGTTGGCACTCATGGCTCAAACCAAAGAGGAATACATGGATGTGGAATACCTCATTATCAGCGGTTATAGTGACTTTACATATGCCCAAAAAGCTATCGGGCTTGGGGCAAAGGGCTACTTGCTAAAACCTTTGAAGCGAGAGGATCTGCAACATTCCCTGGAGCATGTATGGCAAGAAATCCAGACACGGCAGGCACTTACGCATAATATGCAGCGTGTATCCCGTCTCGCCCAAGAGACCGATCGTAAAGAATTAAGAATGTTTATGCAAGGTGCGTTAAGTGATGACGCATGGATTCTTCAGATTGAGGAACAAAATGTTGCGTTATGGCGTAATTATCGCCTAACCCTGCTGCGGGAAGAAGTTTGCATTAACCAGCCCGGGGCCAGCAGCGCCCATAGCATGGAAGCCATTGCTTATCGTGTGTTTGGCAGACAAGGTTGTATTTGCCTGCAACATCGCCCATACCTGATCCTTGCGGTGGATGCGTCCATAGATCCAAGTGTTTTGCCTGCAGCGCTCAAGGAAGGAAAGATCGATGCCATAACAGCCATGACTAACCCGATTCAGGGGTTAAAAGAACTACCCGACAGCTATACCCAAGTGCTTGAGCTCTATCGCCACAGTTACCTGTTTCCTGATCAGTACAGTATCTTCCCAGCACATATTGAGCATATGGAACAGCAATGGCAACTTCCCTATGAAGACTTATATGAACTGTTCCAGTCGGTTGGAACAGATAACAGCGGAACATTCACTCAGGGTATTTCTGCAATATTTCACAAAAAGGTGCTGCAACGTTATCCTATTCGCTATACCCAACAGCTCTGCGCTGCCACCGTTCAGATGATGGAGGAATACAAACGAGTTATCCACCCTTATATGGGGGAAGAAGCGCTGGATCTTGAATCCTTGCGTAACCTCTTTGATTATCAAGGGATGCGTGAGTATATACAAGCACTGCAACAGCAGCTGCTTCGGCTGAATCAGTTATATTATGACTATAAGTGCAGCTATCGCCATTCGCAGGATCTAAATGAAGCCATTCGTTTTATACACGAAAGTTACCACAAACCGCTGGACCTCGCGATGGTATCCAATCATGTATCGCTTAATTATGCTTATTTTTCAAATCTGTTTAAGAAGAATATTGGTAAAGGTTTTGCTGAATACCTACGAGATGTGCGTCTGGATAAAGCGCGGCGGCTTCTCGCCGAAACCGATCATAAAATTGTGGAGGTGGCTGCTATGGTTGGATATGAAAGCTACAAAAGCTTTACACGCGCGTTCCGCCTTGTGATGGAAATTCAACCTACAGAGTATCGACAAATGATGCGCCAAAAGGTAGAACGTGAAGTGCAATATCACAGTACAAATATATAA